The following coding sequences are from one Anguilla anguilla isolate fAngAng1 chromosome 12, fAngAng1.pri, whole genome shotgun sequence window:
- the pxylp1 gene encoding 2-phosphoxylose phosphatase 1 isoform X1, which yields MYTSRMKLTHSRFMLLLVLAAVLAIVSFSLQFLHLIPTTPVSEDRPQGKSRKRVIPIPHTEPPEPDPIYEAYAYCNIPNRSEQGWEGHGPAGYKLLSVQVMIRHGDRYPLYAIPKTKRPAIDCTLAPHRKPSHPQLGAFIRHMSRGGRGHWDATLGALPRLPSHSVCEMGELTQTGVVQHLQNGQTLRSTYIKRHKLLPPDQSGWQLYMESTGKSRTLQSGLALLFGLVPDFDWARLSVRHQWNTLFCGSACDCPMRGRYLEEEQRRQYRLRVADALLDRTYADMARTVGVAPRQLRAANPIDSLLCHFCHNLSFPCAEQGCISPAQFSVIKRQQMEDERDRRQRGLYLRYALLAAHPFLNRTAARMQRVALGHREEPFALYSAHDVTVAPVLSALGLAEARFPRFAARLVFELWLRGEGGGGGLRWDGGAGASHGGLYVRVLYNGEDVTFHTSFCRAHDRTSAQPLCPFANFLSFVHRDMFSPLNSTSYHDACHRRNM from the exons ATGTACACTTCCAGGATGAAGTTGACCCACAGCAGGTTTATGCTCCTGCTGGTGCTGGCAGCAGTGCTGGCCATTGTGAGCTTCAGCCTTCAGTTCT tGCACCTCATTCCCACTACCCCAGTGAGTGAGGACAGGCCACAGGGGAAGAGCCGAAAGAGGGTGATCCCCATCCCACACACTGAGCCGCCCGAACCAGACCCCATCTACGAGGCCTACGCCTACTGCAACATCCCCAACCGCTCAGAGCAAGGCTGGGAAG GACATGGTCCCGCCGGTTATAAGCTGCTCTCTGTACAGGTGATGATTCGCCATGGCGACAGATACCCACTCTATGCCATTCCAAAGACCAAAAGACCTGCTATTGACTGCACACTGGCACCTCACAG gaagcCATCACATCCGCAGCTGGGGGCGTTCATCAGGCACATGTCTCGCGGGGGGCGTGGCCACTGGGACGCGACGCTGGGCGCTCTGCCCCGCCTCCCCAGCCACAGCGTCTGTGAGATGGGAGAGCTCACACAGACCG GTGTGGTGCAGCACTTGCAGAACGGTCAGACCCTACGCAGCACCTACATCAAGCGTCACAAGCTGCTGCCGCCGGACCAGTCGGGCTGGCAGCTGTACATGGAGTCGACGGGGAAGAGCCGCACCCTGCAGAGCGGCCTGGCGCTGCTGTTCGGCCTGGTGCCGGACTTTGACTGGGCGCGGCTGAGCGTGCGGCACCAGTGGAACACGCTGTTCTGCGGCAGCGCCTGCGACTGCCCCATGAGGGGCCGCtacctggaggaggagcagcggcgGCAGTACCGGCTGCGGGTGGCCGACGCCCTGCTGGACCGCACCTACGCGGACATGGCCCGGACGGTGGGCGTGGCCCCGCGCCAGCTCCGCGCGGCCAACCCCATCGACTCGCTGCTCTGCCACTTCTGCCACAACCTGAGCTTCCCGTGCGCGGAGCAGGGCTGCATCTCGCCGGCGCAGTTCTCCGTCATCAAGCGGCAGCAGATGGAGGACGAGCGGGACCGGCGGCAGCGCGGGCTCTACCTGCGCTACGCCCTGCTGGCCGCGCACCCCTTCCTGAACCGCACGGCGGCCCGCATGCAGCGCGTGGCGCTGGGCCACAGGGAGGAGCCCTTCGCCTTGTACTCCGCGCACGACGTCACCGTGGCGCCCGTGCTGAGCGCGCTCGGCCTGGCGGAGGCGCGCTTCCCGCGCTTCGCCGCGCGCCTGGTGTTCGAGCTCTGGCtgcgcggggaggggggaggggggggtctgcgCTGGGACGGGGGAGCGGGGGCGTCGCACGGGGGGCTGTACGTGCGCGTCCTGTACAACGGCGAGGACGTCACCTTCCACACCAGCTTCTGCCGCGCCCACGACCGCACCTCCGCACAGCCCCTCTGCCCCTTCGCCAACTTCCTGTCGTTCGTGCACAGGGACATGTTCAGCCCCCTCAACAGCACCAGCTACCATGACGCCTGCCATCGACGCAACATGTAG
- the pxylp1 gene encoding 2-phosphoxylose phosphatase 1 isoform X2, protein MLSFSPLLLLLLSVHLIPTTPVSEDRPQGKSRKRVIPIPHTEPPEPDPIYEAYAYCNIPNRSEQGWEGHGPAGYKLLSVQVMIRHGDRYPLYAIPKTKRPAIDCTLAPHRKPSHPQLGAFIRHMSRGGRGHWDATLGALPRLPSHSVCEMGELTQTGVVQHLQNGQTLRSTYIKRHKLLPPDQSGWQLYMESTGKSRTLQSGLALLFGLVPDFDWARLSVRHQWNTLFCGSACDCPMRGRYLEEEQRRQYRLRVADALLDRTYADMARTVGVAPRQLRAANPIDSLLCHFCHNLSFPCAEQGCISPAQFSVIKRQQMEDERDRRQRGLYLRYALLAAHPFLNRTAARMQRVALGHREEPFALYSAHDVTVAPVLSALGLAEARFPRFAARLVFELWLRGEGGGGGLRWDGGAGASHGGLYVRVLYNGEDVTFHTSFCRAHDRTSAQPLCPFANFLSFVHRDMFSPLNSTSYHDACHRRNM, encoded by the exons atgctctccttctctcctctgcttctgctgctgctcagcg tGCACCTCATTCCCACTACCCCAGTGAGTGAGGACAGGCCACAGGGGAAGAGCCGAAAGAGGGTGATCCCCATCCCACACACTGAGCCGCCCGAACCAGACCCCATCTACGAGGCCTACGCCTACTGCAACATCCCCAACCGCTCAGAGCAAGGCTGGGAAG GACATGGTCCCGCCGGTTATAAGCTGCTCTCTGTACAGGTGATGATTCGCCATGGCGACAGATACCCACTCTATGCCATTCCAAAGACCAAAAGACCTGCTATTGACTGCACACTGGCACCTCACAG gaagcCATCACATCCGCAGCTGGGGGCGTTCATCAGGCACATGTCTCGCGGGGGGCGTGGCCACTGGGACGCGACGCTGGGCGCTCTGCCCCGCCTCCCCAGCCACAGCGTCTGTGAGATGGGAGAGCTCACACAGACCG GTGTGGTGCAGCACTTGCAGAACGGTCAGACCCTACGCAGCACCTACATCAAGCGTCACAAGCTGCTGCCGCCGGACCAGTCGGGCTGGCAGCTGTACATGGAGTCGACGGGGAAGAGCCGCACCCTGCAGAGCGGCCTGGCGCTGCTGTTCGGCCTGGTGCCGGACTTTGACTGGGCGCGGCTGAGCGTGCGGCACCAGTGGAACACGCTGTTCTGCGGCAGCGCCTGCGACTGCCCCATGAGGGGCCGCtacctggaggaggagcagcggcgGCAGTACCGGCTGCGGGTGGCCGACGCCCTGCTGGACCGCACCTACGCGGACATGGCCCGGACGGTGGGCGTGGCCCCGCGCCAGCTCCGCGCGGCCAACCCCATCGACTCGCTGCTCTGCCACTTCTGCCACAACCTGAGCTTCCCGTGCGCGGAGCAGGGCTGCATCTCGCCGGCGCAGTTCTCCGTCATCAAGCGGCAGCAGATGGAGGACGAGCGGGACCGGCGGCAGCGCGGGCTCTACCTGCGCTACGCCCTGCTGGCCGCGCACCCCTTCCTGAACCGCACGGCGGCCCGCATGCAGCGCGTGGCGCTGGGCCACAGGGAGGAGCCCTTCGCCTTGTACTCCGCGCACGACGTCACCGTGGCGCCCGTGCTGAGCGCGCTCGGCCTGGCGGAGGCGCGCTTCCCGCGCTTCGCCGCGCGCCTGGTGTTCGAGCTCTGGCtgcgcggggaggggggaggggggggtctgcgCTGGGACGGGGGAGCGGGGGCGTCGCACGGGGGGCTGTACGTGCGCGTCCTGTACAACGGCGAGGACGTCACCTTCCACACCAGCTTCTGCCGCGCCCACGACCGCACCTCCGCACAGCCCCTCTGCCCCTTCGCCAACTTCCTGTCGTTCGTGCACAGGGACATGTTCAGCCCCCTCAACAGCACCAGCTACCATGACGCCTGCCATCGACGCAACATGTAG